The following proteins come from a genomic window of Thermoproteus sp.:
- a CDS encoding 2,5-diamino-6-(ribosylamino)-4(3H)-pyrimidinone 5'-phosphate reductase gives MRPYVYLAAAITIDGRIASKTGFSRLSCPIDLKRLHALRAKVDAVLVGARTVLVDNPRLTVRYVEGRNPIRVVVDGSLSLPPDLRVFDKSAPTIVLTTERAPPEKIAELESRGVKVLRFPGGAVPLREALEALYSMGIKSVLVEGGGHVNWQMLSQCLVDELIITVTPYAFGSGTSLLEGPGYKDTDEAPFRLELKSAEICECGQEVVLRYKVRCKQVFT, from the coding sequence ATGAGGCCCTATGTGTATCTGGCGGCGGCCATAACGATAGATGGGAGGATAGCAAGCAAGACGGGATTCTCGCGCCTCTCATGCCCCATAGACCTCAAGAGGCTACATGCGTTGAGGGCTAAGGTCGACGCCGTACTGGTGGGCGCTAGGACCGTCCTAGTGGACAATCCGAGGCTTACAGTTAGATATGTCGAAGGGCGAAATCCCATTAGGGTAGTAGTCGACGGATCTCTCAGCCTCCCGCCAGACCTCAGAGTCTTCGACAAGTCGGCCCCCACTATAGTCCTCACGACCGAGAGGGCGCCGCCCGAGAAGATAGCCGAGTTGGAGAGCCGCGGCGTTAAGGTGTTAAGATTTCCAGGCGGCGCGGTCCCCCTAAGGGAGGCGTTGGAGGCGTTGTATTCAATGGGCATCAAGAGCGTTCTAGTAGAGGGCGGTGGACACGTCAACTGGCAGATGTTGAGCCAATGCCTAGTGGACGAGTTAATCATAACTGTGACTCCCTACGCCTTCGGCTCCGGCACTTCGCTCCTGGAGGGGCCCGGCTATAAGGACACGGATGAGGCGCCGTTTAGGCTCGAATTGAAGTCGGCAGAGATCTGCGAGTGCGGGCAGGAGGTCGTGTTGAGGTATAAAGTCCGCTGTAAACAAGTGTTTACATAA
- a CDS encoding GTP cyclohydrolase IIa produces the protein MHSVMQLKLIGYREWTETLGFRREHIIQQVQAELHKRAWAEYTSIDALPHHMRYDYLLVYSNNVPATALVERVKAIREVSPVPVEYCIGRGPTPLDAYENCDDGKDTSGNSAVVGHMDIVNSTRQTERMGSYDVYVVVGDLLNKINSMCRGLGCLAFYLGGDNIMIFLPDVKTGYLLYDQVYIDVRLGIGVAERPYAAFTKATEALDSMRRDQIIGVRTIR, from the coding sequence ATAGGCTACCGCGAGTGGACTGAGACTTTGGGCTTCAGGCGGGAACATATAATCCAGCAGGTACAAGCCGAGTTACACAAAAGGGCCTGGGCCGAATATACCTCTATAGACGCATTGCCCCACCACATGCGCTACGACTATCTGCTCGTATATTCGAACAACGTGCCCGCGACGGCGCTCGTCGAGAGGGTCAAGGCGATTAGGGAGGTCTCGCCGGTCCCTGTGGAGTACTGTATAGGGCGCGGCCCCACTCCTCTAGACGCCTATGAGAACTGCGACGACGGGAAGGACACCTCAGGAAATTCGGCTGTGGTGGGCCATATGGATATAGTCAATAGCACACGGCAGACAGAGAGGATGGGCTCCTACGACGTCTACGTGGTGGTGGGCGACCTCCTCAACAAGATAAACTCCATGTGTAGAGGCTTGGGATGTCTGGCGTTTTACCTGGGGGGAGACAATATAATGATCTTCCTGCCCGACGTCAAGACTGGATATCTCCTATACGACCAGGTCTATATCGATGTGAGGTTGGGGATAGGAGTCGCGGAGAGGCCCTACGCGGCCTTTACTAAAGCCACAGAGGCTCTAGACTCCATGCGGAGAGACCAAATAATAGGCGTCAGAACTATTAGATGA